Proteins found in one Pseudomonas mosselii genomic segment:
- a CDS encoding MgtC/SapB family protein has product MDWKIFLLRVSVALLLGALIGAERQLRQRLTGLRTNALVSTGACLFVLMTQAVPGMAPTDASRIAAYVVSGIGFLGGGVIMRDGFNVRGLNTAATLWCTAAVGVLCSLGLLLEASLGSLVVLCANILLRDLAQRLDRQDVVPASEVEQRYEVRIVCRAEDEIQVRSLMLHSLSDPGLRLQSLHSEDLPDPARLEVRAELLGTPQAPTQLERLVGRVSLEKGVSAVRWQLQAQGLPTD; this is encoded by the coding sequence ATGGATTGGAAAATCTTTCTGCTGCGCGTCAGCGTGGCCCTGCTGCTCGGTGCCCTGATCGGTGCCGAGCGTCAACTGCGCCAGCGCCTGACGGGCCTGCGCACCAACGCCCTGGTCAGCACCGGCGCCTGCCTGTTCGTGCTGATGACCCAGGCCGTGCCGGGCATGGCGCCCACCGATGCCTCGCGCATCGCCGCCTATGTGGTGTCGGGCATCGGCTTTCTCGGCGGTGGCGTAATCATGCGCGACGGTTTCAATGTACGCGGCCTGAACACCGCCGCCACCCTCTGGTGCACCGCCGCGGTCGGCGTGTTGTGCAGCCTCGGCTTGCTGCTGGAGGCCTCCCTGGGCAGCCTGGTGGTGCTGTGCGCCAACATCCTGCTGCGCGACCTCGCCCAGCGCCTGGACCGCCAGGACGTGGTGCCGGCCAGCGAGGTCGAGCAGCGCTACGAGGTGCGCATCGTCTGCCGCGCCGAGGACGAGATCCAGGTACGTAGCCTGATGCTGCACAGCCTCAGCGACCCAGGCCTGCGCCTGCAGTCACTGCACAGCGAGGACCTGCCCGACCCGGCACGCCTGGAAGTGCGCGCCGAACTGCTCGGCACACCGCAGGCGCCGACCCAGCTGGAGCGTCTGGTCGGGCGGGTGAGCCTGGAGAAAGGTGTCAGCGCCGTGCGCTGGCAGCTGCAGGCCCAGGGTCTGCCCACTGACTAA
- the dksA gene encoding RNA polymerase-binding protein DksA produces the protein MTEEQLLQQPATAYMNEPQRQFFRNLLLTQRGELQTRIEQEFRALREQEVHSDPADIGSAEEERHWQLRSLEREKKLLDKIDQALERLARGDYGWCEETGEPIGLRRLLLRPTATLCVEAKERQELRERHVRDDV, from the coding sequence ATGACTGAAGAGCAACTGCTGCAACAACCCGCCACTGCTTACATGAACGAACCCCAGCGCCAGTTCTTCCGCAACCTGCTGCTGACCCAGCGCGGCGAGCTGCAGACGCGCATCGAGCAGGAGTTCCGCGCCCTGCGCGAACAGGAAGTGCACAGCGACCCCGCCGACATCGGCAGCGCCGAGGAGGAGCGCCACTGGCAACTGCGCTCGCTGGAGCGGGAGAAGAAGCTGCTGGACAAGATCGACCAGGCGCTGGAGCGCCTGGCCCGTGGCGATTATGGCTGGTGCGAGGAAACCGGTGAACCGATCGGCCTGCGCCGCCTGCTACTGCGGCCCACAGCGACCCTGTGCGTCGAGGCCAAGGAGCGCCAGGAACTGCGCGAACGGCACGTGCGTGACGACGTTTAG
- a CDS encoding IS110 family RNA-guided transposase, translated as MSSVTLIGIDIGKHTFHLHAQDKFGKEVMRKKCSRQQMMRFLANHPPCTVVMEACAGSHCLAREIKAMDHEAKLISPQFVKPFVKSNKNDFVDAQAICEAASRPSMRFVTPKSPEQQTLSVSHRMRESLIRDRTKTVNQMHGFLLEFGVSLPTGLAVVKRLASVLEEHDLPIRLVALLQRLHDHFVYLSEQIKVLDKELESQLADDDLGSRLLSMPCVGPITASLLAVEMGDARQYGSSRDFAASVGLVPRQYSTGGRPALLGISKRGDKNLRHLLVLCARVYMLRLKYQKGPLADWVRSLLARRHSNVVACALANKLARIAWAIATRHTQYKTEPDAINA; from the coding sequence ATGAGCAGCGTGACCCTGATCGGCATCGACATTGGTAAACATACCTTCCACCTGCACGCCCAGGACAAGTTCGGCAAAGAGGTAATGCGCAAGAAGTGCTCAAGGCAGCAGATGATGCGGTTTCTGGCCAATCATCCCCCTTGCACGGTAGTGATGGAGGCCTGTGCCGGTTCACACTGCCTGGCGCGAGAAATCAAAGCGATGGATCATGAGGCCAAGCTGATCTCGCCGCAGTTCGTTAAACCTTTCGTCAAGAGCAACAAGAATGACTTCGTCGATGCGCAAGCCATCTGCGAAGCCGCTTCCCGACCCTCCATGCGCTTTGTGACGCCAAAATCGCCTGAGCAGCAAACGCTCTCTGTTTCTCATCGGATGCGTGAATCATTGATCCGCGACCGAACCAAGACGGTGAACCAGATGCATGGGTTCCTGCTCGAATTCGGTGTCAGCCTGCCGACCGGATTGGCAGTGGTCAAACGCCTTGCTTCGGTGCTTGAAGAGCACGACCTGCCAATACGGCTCGTCGCATTACTGCAGCGCCTGCATGATCATTTCGTCTACTTGAGCGAGCAGATCAAGGTGTTGGACAAAGAGCTGGAGAGCCAACTGGCTGACGATGATCTAGGCAGTCGTTTGCTGAGCATGCCGTGTGTTGGGCCGATCACCGCCAGCCTGCTGGCTGTAGAAATGGGAGATGCTCGGCAGTACGGCAGTAGCCGGGACTTTGCGGCCTCTGTAGGTCTGGTGCCCCGCCAGTACAGCACTGGTGGTAGGCCAGCTTTGCTGGGGATCAGCAAGCGTGGCGACAAGAACCTTCGGCATTTGCTGGTGCTGTGCGCACGGGTCTACATGCTTCGCCTGAAGTATCAGAAAGGCCCATTGGCCGATTGGGTGCGTTCATTGCTCGCGCGACGTCACTCCAATGTGGTGGCCTGCGCGTTGGCCAACAAACTGGCACGCATTGCGTGGGCCATTGCCACTCGGCACACGCAATATAAAACGGAGCCAGACGCGATAAACGCCTGA
- a CDS encoding MFS transporter, whose amino-acid sequence MDKYAPRQWLPHEKPSLPGSPSTPLHAPAKRLAYGLVGLLVAITGGLGNALVVANLPFLQGALGATSAEMAWLPAAFVMTNVSMNLLLVKFRQEFGLRAFTEVFLMLYALVTLAHLFVNDLNSAIAVRAAHGMVGAALNSLGLYYMIQAFPAQWRLKAMVLGLGASQLAVPLARVFSEDLLQIAEWRGLYLFELGLALTALGCVLLLKLPPGDRFKTFEPLDFLTFTLMASGTALLCAALSLGRIDWWLDAPWIGVALAAAIALILSGLAIEHNRSNPLLMTRWLGSGAIIRLALCVVLIRMVISEQSTGAVGFLQALNMGNEQMRALYAVMLLGAVTGLATSALTITPQHLVLPLFISLAAMATGAFMDSTSSNLTRPAQMYLSQFLLAFGSTFFVGPSMALGIGHVRANPRNLVSFSVLFGICNNLGGLIGSALLGTFQTVREKFHSSQLMDRLSALEPLVSARVQGGGAGYAGVLADPALRNEAGMRLLANAATQEANVLAYNDVFMLIGTIAILTMIWIFIRSLYLRYSHSTSGASSR is encoded by the coding sequence ATGGACAAGTACGCCCCCCGCCAGTGGCTCCCCCACGAGAAGCCCAGCCTGCCCGGCTCGCCCTCGACGCCGCTGCACGCCCCGGCCAAGCGCCTGGCCTACGGCTTGGTCGGCCTGCTGGTGGCCATCACCGGCGGTCTGGGCAACGCCCTGGTGGTTGCCAACCTGCCGTTCCTGCAGGGTGCGCTGGGGGCCACCAGCGCTGAAATGGCCTGGTTGCCGGCCGCCTTCGTGATGACCAACGTGTCGATGAACCTGCTGCTGGTGAAGTTCCGCCAGGAGTTCGGCCTGCGCGCGTTCACCGAGGTGTTCCTGATGCTTTATGCCCTGGTCACCCTCGCCCACCTGTTCGTCAACGACCTCAACTCGGCCATCGCCGTGCGCGCCGCCCATGGCATGGTCGGCGCAGCGCTGAATTCGCTGGGCCTGTACTACATGATCCAGGCCTTCCCCGCGCAGTGGCGGCTCAAGGCGATGGTCCTGGGTTTGGGCGCCTCGCAGCTGGCGGTGCCACTGGCCCGGGTATTCTCCGAAGACCTGCTGCAGATCGCCGAGTGGCGCGGACTGTACCTGTTCGAGCTGGGCCTGGCCCTGACCGCGCTGGGCTGCGTGCTGCTGCTCAAACTGCCCCCCGGTGATCGCTTCAAGACCTTCGAACCCCTGGATTTCCTCACCTTCACCCTGATGGCCAGCGGCACCGCCCTGCTCTGCGCGGCGCTGTCGCTGGGACGCATCGACTGGTGGCTGGACGCGCCGTGGATCGGCGTCGCCCTGGCCGCCGCCATCGCCCTGATCCTCTCCGGCCTGGCCATCGAGCACAACCGCAGCAACCCGTTGCTGATGACCCGCTGGCTGGGCAGCGGCGCGATCATCCGCCTGGCCCTGTGCGTGGTCCTGATCCGCATGGTGATCTCCGAGCAGTCCACCGGCGCCGTGGGGTTTCTCCAGGCGCTGAACATGGGCAACGAGCAGATGCGCGCGCTGTACGCGGTGATGCTGTTGGGCGCGGTCACCGGGCTGGCCACCAGCGCCCTGACCATCACCCCCCAGCACCTGGTGCTACCGCTGTTCATCTCCCTGGCCGCCATGGCCACCGGCGCCTTCATGGACAGCACCTCGAGCAACCTGACCCGTCCGGCGCAGATGTACCTCAGCCAGTTCCTGCTGGCCTTCGGCAGCACCTTCTTCGTCGGCCCGTCGATGGCGCTGGGCATCGGCCATGTGCGCGCCAACCCGCGCAACCTGGTGAGCTTCTCGGTGCTGTTCGGTATCTGCAACAACCTCGGCGGACTGATTGGCTCGGCGTTGCTGGGCACCTTCCAGACCGTGCGCGAGAAGTTTCATTCCAGCCAGTTGATGGACCGCCTGAGCGCCCTGGAACCCCTGGTCAGCGCCCGCGTGCAGGGCGGTGGCGCCGGTTACGCCGGGGTCTTGGCCGACCCGGCGCTGCGCAACGAGGCCGGCATGCGCCTGCTGGCCAACGCCGCGACCCAGGAGGCCAACGTGCTGGCCTACAACGATGTGTTCATGCTGATCGGTACCATCGCTATCCTGACCATGATCTGGATCTTCATTCGCAGCCTGTACCTGCGCTACAGCCACTCCACCAGCGGTGCTTCAAGCCGATGA
- a CDS encoding gamma carbonic anhydrase family protein, which produces MIRRNPSGHLPQIAESAYIDHTAIICGKVIIHDNVFVGPYAVIRADEVDGSGDMQPIVIGANSNIQDGVVIHSKSGAAVRIGQYSSIAHRSIVHGPCEVGDRVFIGFNSVLFNCKVGDGSVVRHNSVVDGRDLPPRFYVPPTEHIGPHTDLEHYPPVSVSASEFSEDVARTNIDLVQGYKALQNEF; this is translated from the coding sequence GTGATCCGCAGAAACCCCTCCGGCCATCTCCCGCAAATTGCTGAATCGGCCTATATCGACCACACCGCCATCATTTGCGGCAAGGTGATCATCCATGACAACGTGTTCGTCGGCCCCTACGCGGTGATCCGCGCCGACGAGGTGGATGGCAGCGGCGACATGCAGCCGATCGTCATCGGTGCCAACTCCAATATCCAGGACGGCGTGGTGATCCACTCCAAGTCCGGCGCGGCGGTGCGCATCGGCCAGTACAGCTCGATCGCCCACCGCTCCATCGTGCATGGCCCGTGCGAGGTCGGTGACCGAGTGTTCATCGGCTTCAACAGCGTGCTGTTCAACTGCAAGGTCGGCGACGGCAGCGTGGTGCGGCACAACTCGGTGGTCGATGGCCGCGACCTGCCGCCGCGCTTCTATGTGCCGCCCACCGAGCACATCGGCCCGCACACCGACCTGGAGCATTACCCGCCGGTCAGCGTGTCGGCCTCGGAGTTCTCCGAGGACGTGGCGCGCACCAACATCGACCTGGTCCAGGGCTACAAGGCTCTGCAGAACGAGTTCTGA
- a CDS encoding bifunctional allantoicase/(S)-ureidoglycine aminohydrolase: protein MSKPSYFAPHGGHPAQTELLTDRAMFTEAYAVIPKGVMRDIVTSHLPFWDKMRMWVIARPLTGFAETFSQYIVEVAPEGGSERPELDPNAEAVLFVVEGEIDITVEGKHHTLVPGGYAFLAPGADWSLRNNSKANVTFHWLRKHYQKVEGLPVPESFVTHRDNATVIEMPGTEGRWVTTRFVDMADMRHDMHVNIVTFQPGGVIPFAETHVMEHGLYVLEGKAVYRLNQDWVEVEAGDFMWLRAFCPQACYSGGPGPFSYLLYKDVNRHVHLTLNPQR, encoded by the coding sequence ATGTCGAAACCTTCCTACTTCGCCCCCCACGGTGGGCACCCGGCTCAGACCGAGCTGCTGACTGACCGTGCCATGTTCACCGAAGCCTATGCCGTCATCCCCAAGGGCGTGATGCGTGACATCGTCACCAGCCACCTGCCGTTCTGGGACAAGATGCGCATGTGGGTCATCGCCCGCCCGCTGACCGGTTTCGCTGAAACCTTCTCCCAGTACATCGTCGAAGTGGCCCCCGAAGGCGGCAGCGAGCGTCCTGAGCTGGACCCGAACGCCGAAGCGGTGCTGTTCGTGGTCGAGGGTGAAATCGACATCACCGTCGAAGGCAAGCACCACACCCTGGTGCCGGGCGGCTACGCGTTCCTGGCCCCGGGCGCCGACTGGAGCCTGCGCAACAACAGCAAGGCCAATGTCACCTTCCACTGGCTGCGCAAGCACTACCAGAAGGTCGAGGGCCTACCGGTTCCCGAGTCGTTCGTCACCCACCGCGACAACGCCACCGTCATCGAGATGCCTGGCACCGAAGGCCGCTGGGTCACCACCCGCTTCGTCGACATGGCCGACATGCGCCACGACATGCACGTGAACATCGTGACCTTCCAGCCGGGCGGGGTGATTCCGTTCGCCGAGACCCATGTCATGGAACACGGCCTGTACGTGCTGGAAGGCAAGGCGGTGTACCGCCTGAACCAGGACTGGGTCGAGGTCGAGGCCGGCGACTTCATGTGGCTGCGCGCCTTCTGCCCGCAGGCCTGCTATTCCGGCGGCCCAGGCCCGTTCAGCTACCTGCTGTACAAGGACGTCAACCGTCACGTGCACCTGACGCTCAATCCGCAGCGTTGA
- a CDS encoding NHL repeat-containing protein, whose translation MIPVLRKRAVRLALAGTGGLLACTLGFFGWQSFYPVQAAEGWDVQVLHNSVTRAASLLPQADGSLLVSRELNGGKGSIMRITAEGDRMVVLDGLSKPDGMVAVEGGWAFSQEVGGAPVSLSRDGRVSQLFSGNNVQGLYNDGQHLYAIEDRKGDGRLMRYDWRSGEVDVLRAGLTETEGLTRCTDGRLLYTEKATGKIRAFNAEGADPVVVEGLRNPTFLLCDQRGLWISEDSTHRARLVRIDGDGARHTILSYLKAPQAIVPDGKGGYLLAEGGRDRVLRLTPPVEASTAQVDGLPRGPEA comes from the coding sequence ATGATACCTGTCCTGCGCAAACGTGCTGTTCGCCTCGCCCTGGCCGGTACCGGAGGGCTGCTGGCCTGTACCCTGGGTTTTTTCGGCTGGCAGTCCTTCTACCCGGTGCAGGCCGCCGAGGGCTGGGACGTTCAGGTGCTGCACAATTCGGTGACCCGGGCCGCCTCGTTGCTGCCCCAGGCCGACGGCAGCTTGCTGGTCAGTCGCGAGCTCAACGGTGGCAAGGGCAGCATCATGCGCATCACTGCCGAGGGTGACCGGATGGTGGTGCTCGATGGCCTGTCCAAGCCCGACGGTATGGTTGCTGTCGAGGGTGGATGGGCGTTCAGCCAGGAGGTAGGCGGGGCTCCGGTCAGCCTGTCGCGCGATGGCAGGGTCAGCCAGCTGTTCTCGGGCAACAATGTGCAGGGGTTGTATAACGATGGCCAGCATCTTTATGCCATTGAGGACCGCAAGGGTGATGGCCGATTGATGCGATACGACTGGCGCAGCGGTGAGGTCGATGTGCTGCGTGCGGGGTTGACCGAGACCGAAGGGCTGACCCGTTGTACCGATGGACGGTTGCTGTATACCGAGAAGGCTACCGGCAAGATTCGTGCGTTCAATGCCGAAGGCGCTGATCCGGTGGTGGTTGAGGGGCTGCGTAACCCGACGTTCCTGCTTTGCGATCAGCGTGGATTGTGGATCAGCGAGGATTCCACTCATCGGGCGCGGTTGGTGCGGATTGATGGTGATGGTGCTCGGCATACGATTCTCAGCTATCTGAAGGCGCCTCAGGCTATTGTTCCGGATGGCAAGGGGGGGTATTTGCTGGCTGAAGGAGGACGGGATCGGGTTTTGCGGTTGACGCCGCCGGTCGAGGCCAGTACGGCTCAGGTCGACGGGTTGCCTCGGGGGCCTGAGGCCTGA
- the ppk2 gene encoding polyphosphate kinase 2, translating into MAKGEGKKRKGDATEKLGRKTYEAELRRLHVELVKLQQWVVEKGLKVCIVFEGRDGAGKGGTIKAITERVSPRVFRVVALPAPTEREKTQMYAQRYLTHLPAAGEVVIFDRSWYNRAGVERVMGFCSDEQAHKFLTVVPMFERMMVESGIILIKYWLEVSAEEQTRRLQDRISDGRKLWKLSPMDVKSYTRWDDYTRARDDMFAASDSSWAPWYLARSEDKRKARLNIISHLLQQIPYKDLSQEHKVSLPKRGKIGKYKARPYPFKMVAERF; encoded by the coding sequence ATGGCCAAGGGCGAGGGGAAGAAACGCAAGGGTGACGCCACGGAGAAACTCGGACGCAAGACCTACGAAGCGGAACTCAGGCGGCTGCACGTCGAGCTGGTCAAGCTCCAGCAGTGGGTGGTGGAGAAGGGCCTGAAGGTGTGCATCGTCTTCGAGGGCCGTGATGGCGCCGGCAAGGGCGGCACCATCAAGGCCATCACCGAACGCGTGAGCCCGCGAGTGTTCCGCGTGGTGGCGCTGCCGGCGCCCACCGAGCGCGAGAAGACCCAGATGTACGCGCAGCGCTACCTGACCCACCTGCCGGCGGCGGGCGAGGTGGTGATCTTCGACCGCAGCTGGTACAACCGCGCTGGGGTGGAACGGGTGATGGGCTTTTGCAGCGACGAGCAGGCCCACAAGTTCCTCACCGTGGTGCCGATGTTCGAGCGGATGATGGTCGAGTCGGGGATTATCCTCATCAAGTACTGGCTCGAAGTCAGCGCCGAGGAACAGACCCGCCGCCTGCAGGACCGCATCAGCGACGGTCGCAAACTGTGGAAGCTGTCGCCGATGGACGTCAAGTCCTACACCCGCTGGGACGACTACACCCGTGCCCGCGATGACATGTTCGCCGCCTCCGACTCATCCTGGGCACCGTGGTACCTGGCGCGCTCGGAGGACAAGCGCAAGGCGCGGCTGAACATCATCAGCCACCTGTTGCAGCAGATCCCTTACAAGGACCTCAGCCAAGAGCACAAGGTGTCGCTGCCCAAGCGCGGCAAGATCGGCAAGTACAAGGCGCGGCCTTATCCGTTCAAGATGGTGGCGGAGCGGTTCTGA
- a CDS encoding dihydroorotase: protein MDTLLVRNARLVNEGREFEGDLLVRHGRIERIAGSLDNARATLEIDAKGAWLLPGMIDDQVHFREPGAPHKGSIASESRAAVAGGITSYMDMPNTNPPTLTLDALADKKRRAAASSRANYGFHFGVSRDNLDTIAALDPREVAGIKVFMGASTGDMLVDDPQVLEKLFVYAPTLVLAHCEHTPSILENEGWWRARHGEFIPPAAHPLIRDADACYRSSSLAVELARRFGTRLHVLHLSTVRELALFTPGPVSGKHITAEVCLHHLLFDDSDYASLGHLIKCNPAIKTGTDRDALRKALARDRIDVIGTDHAPHTLEEKRRVYTRAPSGLPLVQHALPAALELVSEGLLSMAQVVNKTSHAVAELFAIRERGFLREGYWADFAIVERLASPRAVADDPILAHCGWTPFQQRAFHHVVRSTVVSGQLAWHQGRVRDQCQGLPLMFDR, encoded by the coding sequence ATGGACACATTGCTGGTGCGCAACGCACGGCTGGTCAATGAAGGGCGCGAGTTTGAAGGCGACCTGCTGGTGCGCCACGGGCGCATCGAGCGGATCGCCGGCAGCCTCGACAATGCCCGGGCGACGCTGGAGATCGATGCCAAGGGCGCCTGGCTGTTGCCGGGGATGATCGACGACCAAGTGCATTTTCGCGAGCCGGGGGCGCCGCACAAGGGCAGCATCGCCAGCGAGTCGCGGGCGGCGGTGGCCGGGGGCATCACCAGCTACATGGACATGCCCAACACCAACCCGCCGACCCTGACCTTGGACGCGCTGGCCGACAAGAAGCGGCGGGCGGCGGCGAGTTCGCGGGCCAACTACGGCTTCCATTTCGGCGTGAGCCGCGACAACCTGGACACCATCGCTGCCCTCGATCCGCGCGAAGTGGCCGGGATCAAGGTGTTCATGGGCGCCTCCACGGGCGACATGCTGGTGGACGACCCGCAGGTACTGGAAAAGCTCTTCGTCTATGCGCCGACCCTCGTCCTGGCCCACTGCGAGCACACTCCGAGCATCCTCGAGAACGAGGGCTGGTGGCGGGCCCGCCATGGTGAGTTCATTCCCCCCGCCGCACACCCGCTGATCCGCGACGCCGACGCCTGCTACCGCTCCTCGAGCCTGGCGGTGGAGCTGGCCCGGCGCTTCGGCACGCGCCTGCACGTGCTGCACCTGAGCACGGTGCGCGAGCTGGCGCTGTTCACGCCGGGCCCGGTGAGCGGCAAGCACATCACCGCCGAGGTGTGCCTGCACCACCTGCTGTTCGACGACAGTGACTACGCCAGCCTCGGTCACCTGATCAAGTGCAACCCGGCGATCAAGACCGGTACCGACCGCGATGCCCTGCGCAAGGCCCTGGCCCGCGACCGCATCGATGTGATCGGCACCGACCATGCGCCGCACACTTTGGAGGAAAAGCGCCGCGTGTATACCCGCGCGCCATCGGGGCTGCCGCTGGTGCAGCATGCCTTGCCGGCGGCGCTGGAGCTGGTCAGCGAGGGGCTGCTGAGCATGGCCCAGGTGGTGAACAAGACCAGCCACGCGGTGGCCGAACTGTTCGCCATTCGCGAACGCGGCTTCCTGCGCGAGGGGTATTGGGCGGACTTCGCCATCGTCGAGCGCCTGGCCAGCCCACGGGCTGTCGCTGACGATCCGATCCTGGCGCACTGCGGCTGGACGCCGTTCCAGCAGCGCGCCTTCCACCATGTGGTGCGCAGCACGGTGGTGTCCGGACAGTTGGCCTGGCACCAGGGGCGGGTACGTGACCAATGCCAGGGCTTGCCCTTGATGTTCGACCGCTGA
- a CDS encoding GNAT family N-acetyltransferase, which produces MRIRPTLVSDIPLLPALEHSAAQAFRQLPHLTWLADSDVLGEAEHLAFVTEGGSWVAVDDQDQPLGFLCASATGDALHIHELSVRQEAQGQGLGRGLLDQARAAARLGGLPWLTLTTFDDVPWNAPFYARYGFERIPASQVDTRLQGILAGELAHGLGNRCAMRLSLGV; this is translated from the coding sequence ATGCGTATCCGCCCCACCCTCGTCAGCGACATCCCCCTGCTTCCCGCCCTGGAACACTCCGCGGCCCAGGCTTTCCGGCAATTGCCGCACCTGACCTGGCTGGCCGACAGCGATGTGCTGGGCGAAGCCGAACACCTGGCGTTCGTCACCGAGGGCGGCAGCTGGGTTGCCGTGGATGATCAGGACCAGCCGCTGGGTTTCCTCTGCGCCAGCGCCACAGGCGACGCCCTGCACATTCACGAGTTGTCGGTCCGCCAGGAAGCCCAGGGCCAGGGCCTAGGGCGTGGACTGCTGGACCAGGCGCGGGCGGCCGCGCGCCTGGGTGGCTTGCCCTGGCTGACCCTGACCACCTTCGACGATGTCCCCTGGAATGCCCCGTTCTACGCCCGCTATGGCTTCGAGCGCATCCCAGCGTCGCAGGTCGATACACGGCTGCAAGGCATCCTCGCCGGCGAACTGGCCCATGGCCTGGGCAACCGCTGCGCCATGCGCCTGTCGCTCGGCGTTTGA
- a CDS encoding HlyD family secretion protein: protein MTQETPTTTTTALAETPEGTPPPSEPTSPARTRRVRLLSSLSFAAVALAGILLVLYAWRLPPFSSAIESTENALVRGQVTIIGPQLGGYIVEVPVHDFQFVKQGDLLVRLDDRIYTQRLAQSIAQLKQQEAALANNLQQRNSAEAGIAQRQAAISDAAAQADKAKADLQRNQALVSDGSVSRRELDLSRASHAAAVASLAQARAALEIARQDRETVIVNRAALQASVENAKAAVELARIDLDNTRVKAPRDGQLGQIGTRLGAYVNPGAQLMALVPDTLWVIANLKETQMANVRIGQPATFTVDALNHLKLRGHVQQISPATGSEFALLQADNATGNFVKIAQRIPVRITVDDDQPEARQLRPGMSVVVSIDTRQAQ, encoded by the coding sequence ATGACCCAAGAGACGCCAACGACCACCACCACCGCCCTCGCCGAAACCCCGGAAGGCACGCCGCCGCCCAGCGAACCGACCAGCCCGGCGCGCACCCGGCGGGTGCGCCTGCTGTCGTCGCTGAGCTTCGCCGCCGTGGCCCTGGCCGGTATCCTGCTGGTGCTCTACGCCTGGCGCCTGCCACCGTTCAGCAGCGCCATCGAGAGCACCGAGAACGCCCTGGTGCGCGGCCAGGTGACGATCATCGGGCCACAGCTGGGCGGCTATATCGTCGAGGTGCCGGTGCACGACTTCCAGTTCGTCAAGCAGGGCGACCTTCTGGTACGCCTGGACGACCGCATCTACACCCAGCGCCTGGCCCAGTCCATCGCCCAGCTCAAACAGCAGGAAGCGGCGCTGGCCAACAACCTGCAGCAACGCAACAGCGCCGAGGCCGGCATCGCCCAGCGCCAGGCCGCGATCAGCGACGCGGCAGCCCAGGCCGACAAGGCCAAGGCCGACCTGCAGCGCAACCAGGCGCTGGTCAGCGATGGCTCGGTGTCACGCCGCGAACTGGACCTGAGCCGCGCCAGCCATGCCGCCGCCGTCGCCAGCCTGGCCCAGGCCAGGGCCGCGCTGGAAATCGCCCGCCAGGATCGCGAGACGGTGATCGTCAACCGCGCTGCGCTGCAGGCTTCGGTGGAGAATGCCAAGGCCGCCGTGGAGCTGGCCCGCATCGACCTGGACAACACTCGGGTCAAGGCGCCGCGCGACGGCCAGTTGGGGCAGATCGGCACCCGCCTGGGCGCCTACGTCAACCCCGGCGCGCAGTTGATGGCGCTGGTGCCGGACACCTTGTGGGTGATCGCCAACCTGAAGGAAACGCAGATGGCCAACGTACGCATCGGCCAGCCCGCCACCTTCACCGTCGATGCGCTCAACCACCTGAAGCTGCGCGGCCATGTGCAGCAGATCTCGCCGGCCACCGGTTCCGAATTCGCCCTGCTGCAGGCCGACAACGCCACCGGCAACTTCGTCAAGATCGCCCAGCGCATCCCGGTGCGGATCACCGTTGATGACGATCAGCCCGAGGCCAGGCAACTGCGGCCGGGGATGTCGGTGGTGGTGAGCATCGATACCCGCCAGGCGCAGTGA